One genomic window of Eggerthella timonensis includes the following:
- the pth gene encoding aminoacyl-tRNA hydrolase — protein sequence MFLIVGLGNPGAEYEHTRHNAGFDTVDLIADEVGARYWKTECGSLTSKGVYRDHDLVLAKPQSFMNTSGGPVKQLMNAYGVGPDHLIVVHDELDIDPGTVRAKFGGGHAGHNGLRSICDKLGTRDWYRVRVGIGRPPGRMPVVDWVLSQPKKDAADDFAQATDRGAQAALSLVQVGLEKTQQAFN from the coding sequence ATGTTTTTAATCGTGGGCCTGGGGAACCCGGGCGCGGAATACGAGCATACGCGGCACAACGCCGGATTCGACACGGTGGATCTCATCGCCGACGAGGTGGGCGCGCGCTATTGGAAGACCGAGTGCGGTTCGCTCACGTCGAAGGGCGTGTACCGCGACCACGACCTCGTGCTGGCCAAGCCGCAGAGCTTCATGAACACGTCGGGCGGGCCGGTGAAGCAGCTCATGAACGCATACGGAGTAGGGCCCGATCATCTCATCGTCGTGCATGACGAATTGGACATCGATCCCGGCACCGTGCGGGCCAAATTCGGCGGCGGGCATGCGGGCCACAACGGCTTGCGCTCCATCTGCGACAAGCTGGGCACGCGCGATTGGTACCGCGTGCGCGTGGGCATCGGTCGCCCGCCGGGACGCATGCCCGTGGTGGACTGGGTGCTGTCGCAGCCCAAGAAGGACGCCGCAGACGACTTCGCGCAGGCCACCGACCGCGGCGCGCAAGCAGCGTTGTCGCTGGTGCAGGTAGGTTTGGAGAAGACCCAGCAAGCATTCAACTAG
- a CDS encoding helix-turn-helix domain-containing protein, whose product MDIRTALGLRIKELRDERGLTQRRFAETAGIDRSYLAAIENGTVNVGIKTIERIARGFGLQVGELMRGL is encoded by the coding sequence ATGGATATTCGAACGGCATTGGGATTGCGGATCAAGGAGCTGCGCGATGAGCGCGGTTTAACTCAACGTCGCTTCGCCGAAACGGCAGGCATCGATCGAAGCTATTTGGCTGCGATCGAAAACGGCACCGTGAATGTCGGCATCAAGACCATCGAGCGCATTGCTCGTGGATTCGGGCTCCAAGTTGGCGAGCTCATGCGTGGTCTGTAA
- a CDS encoding Crp/Fnr family transcriptional regulator, which yields MATEQEYRSILIPNQPFRRLKIAEYISQGKKKKLFKGEYIRTSAKTIDDLYYYYIDEGQIIATFEQESGEVAPLYWRNAGNAFSAEYNDYASIGRYKARFIAAQNTVLFAFTQRQLYELSQDDPELFYEFINVCHMSFAQMGHRISNTGYQSSTKRMIMWLQKLCATQSPDENGVYDIECKLTLQQLSELLSIHITTCTKLVAALENEGVIERTRTRIRVFDADRLSRYGLEDNPLAY from the coding sequence ATGGCAACCGAGCAGGAATACCGATCCATCCTCATACCGAACCAGCCGTTCCGCCGATTGAAGATCGCCGAGTACATCTCGCAGGGGAAGAAGAAAAAGCTCTTCAAGGGCGAGTACATCCGGACGAGCGCCAAGACCATCGACGACCTGTATTACTACTACATCGACGAGGGCCAGATCATCGCCACGTTCGAGCAGGAATCGGGCGAGGTGGCGCCGCTGTACTGGCGCAATGCCGGCAACGCTTTCTCGGCGGAGTACAACGACTACGCCTCCATCGGCCGCTACAAGGCGCGCTTCATCGCCGCTCAGAACACCGTGCTGTTCGCTTTCACGCAGCGTCAGCTCTACGAGCTGAGCCAAGACGATCCCGAGCTGTTCTACGAGTTCATCAACGTGTGCCATATGTCGTTCGCCCAGATGGGGCATCGCATCAGCAACACGGGCTACCAGTCGTCCACCAAGCGCATGATCATGTGGCTGCAAAAGCTGTGCGCCACGCAGTCCCCCGACGAGAACGGCGTGTACGACATCGAGTGCAAGCTGACGCTGCAGCAGCTGTCCGAGCTGCTGTCCATCCACATCACCACGTGCACGAAACTCGTAGCAGCGCTGGAAAACGAGGGCGTCATCGAACGCACGCGCACGCGCATCCGCGTGTTCGACGCCGACCGCCTCTCCCGCTACGGCTTGGAAGACAACCCGCTAGCGTACTGA
- a CDS encoding TorD/DmsD family molecular chaperone, with product MEQQSIEELAVVNAARKGFYEFLASMYKLELTDEQIEALAKRQLPVDDEHVGAGYATIKEYLRHRDAGTRQELAVDYAHVFLCAGMYEQMTAPPYESVYTSEEHLLMQDARDSVLACYLDEELGLPADNTTPEDHLSFELQFMAKLVEREQAALEAGDEARCAELQAKQRAFFDEHLANWVPRLCADVRAHAQTAFYRGIADVTEGFLELEDQMIGQIDRAA from the coding sequence ATGGAACAGCAAAGCATCGAGGAGCTGGCCGTCGTGAACGCGGCGCGCAAGGGGTTCTACGAGTTTCTGGCCAGCATGTACAAGCTGGAGCTCACTGATGAGCAGATCGAGGCGTTGGCGAAGCGGCAGCTCCCCGTCGACGACGAGCACGTGGGCGCGGGCTACGCGACGATCAAAGAGTACCTGCGTCATCGCGATGCGGGCACGCGCCAGGAGCTGGCGGTGGACTACGCGCACGTGTTTCTGTGCGCGGGCATGTACGAGCAGATGACGGCGCCGCCGTACGAGTCGGTGTACACGAGCGAGGAGCACCTGCTCATGCAGGATGCGCGCGATTCCGTTTTGGCGTGCTACCTCGACGAGGAGCTGGGGCTGCCGGCCGACAACACCACGCCGGAGGATCACCTGTCCTTCGAGCTCCAGTTCATGGCGAAGCTGGTGGAGCGCGAGCAGGCGGCGCTCGAGGCGGGCGACGAGGCGCGCTGCGCCGAGCTGCAGGCGAAGCAGCGCGCGTTCTTCGACGAGCACCTGGCGAATTGGGTCCCGCGCCTGTGCGCCGACGTGCGGGCGCATGCGCAGACGGCGTTCTACCGCGGCATCGCCGACGTCACCGAGGGCTTCCTCGAACTGGAAGACCAGATGATCGGCCAGATCGACCGGGCGGCGTGA
- a CDS encoding DHA2 family efflux MFS transporter permease subunit has product MSVYALFAIVVLASASGNLSQTAVNAMLNDIMLQFGLTVDLGQWLTTIYMLVLGITVPVATFLSRRFSVRQHVFIALAFFLVGAVADLLAPNFAVLLVGRVCQAVSTGMLMPLMQTIAMTRFPRGRQATAMGIAGIAMGFAPNIGPTIGGAMSFALGWRSFFVLLVAIMLVLGAAAAIAIRPSAAPDKGARLDVVSLAQSTLGFGGLLLAFSNASSFSFDSPFIWAPLALGALFLVLFVRRQNRVDDPLISMDIFASRQYRAGFIAQNLLNASFMGVTLIVPLYVEGLCGGTALEAGVVLLPGTVAALVLNPLAGVLTDKVGVRPVALVSGVFLAAGAVLMSFLDADTPLYVTTLCQAVRAVGVSGLVGPLTSWSLAQLPRPIVADGSSFCISARQACASLGTSVMVFLIAVVGASAAGAANPALAYQLAFGFSGVMALATLGFIVAKVR; this is encoded by the coding sequence ATGAGCGTGTACGCGCTGTTCGCCATCGTCGTGCTGGCGTCGGCGTCGGGCAACCTTTCGCAGACGGCGGTCAACGCCATGCTGAACGACATCATGCTGCAGTTCGGTCTGACCGTTGACCTGGGACAATGGCTAACCACCATCTACATGCTGGTGCTGGGAATCACCGTGCCGGTGGCAACGTTTCTCTCGCGGCGCTTCTCGGTGCGGCAGCACGTGTTCATCGCGCTCGCGTTCTTCCTCGTGGGTGCGGTGGCCGACCTGCTGGCGCCCAACTTCGCCGTGCTGCTGGTCGGGCGCGTGTGCCAGGCCGTTTCCACGGGCATGCTCATGCCCCTCATGCAGACCATCGCCATGACGCGCTTCCCGCGCGGCCGGCAGGCGACGGCGATGGGCATCGCAGGCATCGCCATGGGCTTCGCGCCCAACATCGGGCCCACCATCGGCGGCGCGATGAGCTTCGCGCTGGGATGGCGCAGCTTCTTCGTGCTGCTCGTAGCCATCATGCTGGTGCTGGGCGCGGCAGCTGCGATCGCCATCAGGCCCTCGGCGGCTCCCGACAAGGGCGCGCGGCTCGACGTGGTGTCGCTCGCGCAATCCACGCTGGGGTTCGGCGGCCTGCTGCTGGCGTTCTCGAACGCGAGCAGCTTCTCGTTCGACAGCCCCTTCATCTGGGCGCCGCTCGCGCTGGGCGCGCTGTTCCTCGTGCTGTTCGTGCGGCGCCAGAATCGCGTGGATGACCCGCTGATCAGCATGGACATTTTCGCGTCGCGCCAATACCGCGCAGGGTTCATCGCGCAGAACCTGTTGAACGCCTCGTTCATGGGCGTCACGCTGATCGTGCCGCTGTACGTGGAGGGGCTGTGCGGCGGGACCGCGCTCGAGGCCGGGGTGGTGCTGCTGCCCGGCACCGTGGCGGCGCTCGTGCTGAACCCGCTGGCGGGCGTGCTCACCGACAAGGTGGGCGTGCGCCCGGTCGCGCTCGTGTCGGGCGTGTTCTTGGCGGCGGGCGCCGTGCTCATGTCGTTCCTCGACGCGGACACGCCGCTGTACGTGACCACGTTGTGCCAGGCCGTGCGCGCGGTGGGCGTGTCGGGGCTCGTGGGCCCGCTTACGTCGTGGAGCCTCGCGCAGCTGCCGCGGCCCATCGTGGCGGACGGCTCGTCGTTCTGCATCTCGGCGCGCCAGGCGTGCGCGTCGCTCGGCACGTCGGTCATGGTGTTCCTCATCGCGGTGGTGGGGGCGTCCGCGGCAGGGGCGGCGAATCCAGCGCTGGCCTACCAGCTAGCCTTCGGCTTCTCCGGCGTGATGGCGCTGGCCACGCTCGGCTTCATCGTGGCGAAGGTGCGCTAG
- a CDS encoding 4Fe-4S dicluster domain-containing protein → MGAYTRRAFVGFGASAAAFLGFGGAVKAADGAAETALVRPPGAQDELRLLASCVKCDRCRSVCHTGAIGVAEAGDGFLRARTPKLNFHRGSCDFCGDCQRVCPTGAIEAFDPETDKMGMAIVQKDRCIAYYQGCVECEKACPFEAIALDDAGHPVVDAGRCNGCGVCEEVCPALVYRSFSGGTRRGIVVASPSVYERLGKTAVEDESEMSA, encoded by the coding sequence ATGGGCGCGTACACGCGCCGCGCGTTCGTGGGCTTCGGCGCGTCGGCGGCGGCGTTCCTGGGATTCGGTGGGGCCGTGAAAGCGGCCGACGGCGCGGCTGAAACGGCGCTCGTGCGACCGCCGGGGGCGCAGGACGAGCTGCGCTTGCTGGCGTCGTGCGTGAAGTGCGACCGGTGCCGCAGCGTCTGCCATACCGGCGCCATCGGCGTGGCCGAGGCGGGCGACGGGTTCTTGCGCGCCCGCACGCCCAAGCTCAACTTCCATCGCGGGAGCTGCGACTTCTGCGGCGATTGCCAGCGCGTCTGCCCGACGGGGGCTATCGAGGCCTTCGACCCCGAAACCGACAAGATGGGCATGGCGATCGTGCAGAAGGACCGTTGCATCGCATACTACCAGGGGTGCGTCGAGTGCGAGAAGGCGTGCCCGTTCGAGGCCATCGCGCTGGACGACGCGGGGCACCCGGTGGTGGACGCGGGGCGCTGCAATGGGTGCGGGGTGTGCGAGGAGGTGTGCCCCGCGCTCGTGTACCGCTCGTTTTCGGGCGGCACGCGGCGCGGCATCGTGGTGGCGAGCCCGAGCGTCTACGAGCGGCTGGGGAAGACGGCGGTGGAGGACGAGAGCGAGATGAGCGCGTGA
- a CDS encoding ribose-phosphate diphosphokinase, producing MTEVQKSMALFSGSVNPELADEIAKDLNASLGNVKLEKFANGEIYARYQESVRGADVFLIQSVCGAEGYDVNDALMELLIMTDAAKRASARSVSAVVAHYGYARQDRKAAPREPITAKLVADLLAAAGVDNVITIDLHQDAIQGFFDLPVNHMTAMPIFVDYFSSMGLDKEKLCVVSPDVGRAKAAKKFSTMMDCDIAIMHKDRPKHNQAEITALIGDVQGKVCILNDDMIDTAGSLVAAATTLKAKGAEKVYACATHGLFSGPAYDRIENSIIEEVVVTNAVPVPLERQTGKVKVLSVGPLFAKTISNVYNNGSVASLFE from the coding sequence ATGACGGAAGTGCAGAAGAGCATGGCCTTGTTCTCGGGGTCGGTCAACCCCGAGCTTGCCGACGAGATCGCGAAGGACTTGAACGCATCGCTCGGCAACGTCAAGCTTGAGAAGTTCGCGAACGGCGAGATTTACGCGCGCTACCAGGAGAGCGTTCGCGGTGCCGACGTGTTCCTCATCCAGTCGGTGTGCGGTGCCGAGGGCTACGATGTGAACGACGCGCTCATGGAGCTGCTCATCATGACGGACGCCGCGAAGCGCGCGTCGGCTCGCTCCGTGTCGGCCGTCGTCGCCCACTACGGCTATGCGCGCCAGGACCGCAAAGCCGCTCCGCGCGAGCCCATCACCGCCAAGCTGGTGGCCGACCTGCTGGCCGCCGCCGGCGTGGACAACGTCATCACCATCGACCTGCATCAGGACGCCATCCAGGGCTTCTTCGATCTGCCGGTGAACCACATGACCGCCATGCCCATCTTCGTCGACTACTTCAGCAGTATGGGCCTCGACAAGGAGAAGCTGTGCGTCGTGTCGCCCGACGTGGGCCGCGCGAAGGCCGCCAAGAAGTTCTCCACGATGATGGATTGCGACATCGCCATCATGCACAAGGACCGCCCGAAGCACAACCAGGCCGAGATCACGGCGCTCATCGGCGACGTGCAGGGCAAGGTGTGCATCCTCAACGACGACATGATCGACACGGCCGGCTCGTTGGTTGCTGCCGCCACCACGCTCAAGGCGAAGGGTGCCGAGAAAGTGTACGCGTGCGCCACGCACGGCCTGTTCAGCGGCCCGGCGTACGATCGCATCGAGAACTCCATCATCGAGGAGGTCGTGGTGACGAACGCGGTGCCCGTGCCGCTCGAGCGTCAGACCGGCAAGGTGAAGGTGCTGTCCGTGGGCCCGCTGTTCGCGAAGACCATCAGCAACGTCTACAACAACGGCTCCGTCGCGTCGCTGTTCGAGTAG
- a CDS encoding DUF1648 domain-containing protein has translation MTENEADAPAYRLSWARVTVLLVLAALPVVLTALAQPFLPDTVPLHYGMNGPDEWGPKGKLFVAAGIVSAIAFVLAGAYYVTERQRETGRQDWIVADRSLHGAPFPVLAGLIVVADCILIVCLFAAFQPKGFMLPTNVDALISGLVCGAAFLSLLAPGLYMLITGKGLSLVNFHPGTSDLEKRTGADKQQARAIGGLLLFLAGFVIMELVLLVK, from the coding sequence GTGACCGAAAACGAGGCAGATGCGCCGGCGTACCGCTTGAGCTGGGCGCGCGTTACGGTGCTGCTCGTGCTGGCCGCGCTGCCGGTCGTCCTCACCGCGCTGGCCCAACCGTTCCTTCCCGACACCGTCCCGCTGCACTACGGCATGAACGGCCCGGACGAATGGGGGCCGAAGGGCAAGCTGTTCGTCGCCGCGGGCATCGTGTCCGCTATCGCGTTTGTTCTGGCAGGAGCGTACTACGTGACGGAGCGCCAGCGCGAAACCGGACGCCAGGATTGGATCGTGGCCGACAGATCCCTGCACGGCGCACCGTTTCCCGTTCTTGCAGGGCTTATCGTCGTTGCGGATTGCATCCTGATCGTCTGCCTGTTCGCCGCCTTTCAGCCGAAAGGTTTCATGCTCCCCACCAATGTGGATGCCCTCATATCCGGACTCGTGTGCGGGGCCGCATTCCTCTCCTTGCTGGCACCGGGCCTCTACATGCTCATCACCGGAAAGGGCCTCTCGCTCGTGAACTTCCACCCTGGCACGAGCGACCTCGAGAAACGTACGGGCGCTGACAAGCAGCAAGCGCGCGCCATCGGCGGCCTGCTGCTGTTCCTCGCCGGCTTCGTCATCATGGAATTGGTGCTGCTGGTGAAATGA
- a CDS encoding 4Fe-4S binding protein, with amino-acid sequence MKRNSKLLRTLSALAVIALVCAGLALHTGTGTPSAWGVYDVAALCPLGAVEAAIASKTVVPPMLIALGIGVVLVVLFGRAFCAWGCPIPLLRRVFGLKEPNRKRGKDASGAVAKPDEPAALGEPAVAGKRGEAGASGALDIPDSQRGGVADSRNWVLGGALLSTAVFGFPVFCLICPVGLTFATLIAVWRLFQFNEVALSLLVFPAILVLEVVVLRKWCGRFCPLGALLSLASRLNRTFRPVSSSSTCLRTSKGEACHQCAEVCPEGIDLHDASVSAPLNECTKCRACADACPMHAITFPFLPARGDRDKVASGTAEAGEDERVLE; translated from the coding sequence ATGAAACGGAATTCGAAGCTGCTGCGCACGCTGTCCGCGCTGGCGGTGATCGCGCTCGTGTGCGCGGGCCTGGCGCTGCACACCGGCACGGGCACCCCGTCGGCCTGGGGCGTCTACGACGTGGCGGCTCTGTGCCCGCTGGGCGCCGTGGAGGCGGCCATCGCCAGCAAAACCGTGGTGCCGCCGATGCTGATCGCGCTTGGCATCGGCGTCGTGCTCGTGGTGCTGTTCGGGCGCGCGTTCTGCGCCTGGGGCTGCCCGATTCCGCTGCTGCGGCGCGTCTTCGGGTTGAAGGAGCCGAACCGGAAACGCGGGAAGGACGCGTCGGGCGCTGTCGCGAAGCCCGACGAGCCCGCCGCGCTCGGAGAGCCGGCCGTTGCGGGCAAACGCGGCGAAGCCGGCGCATCCGGCGCGCTCGACATCCCCGATTCCCAGCGCGGCGGCGTCGCCGATTCGCGCAACTGGGTGCTGGGCGGTGCGCTGCTCTCCACGGCTGTGTTCGGGTTCCCGGTGTTCTGCCTCATCTGCCCGGTGGGCCTCACGTTCGCCACGCTCATCGCGGTGTGGCGGCTGTTCCAGTTCAACGAGGTGGCGCTGTCGTTGCTCGTGTTCCCGGCCATCCTCGTGCTCGAGGTGGTGGTGCTGCGGAAGTGGTGCGGCCGCTTCTGCCCGCTGGGTGCGCTGTTGTCGCTGGCATCGCGTTTGAACCGCACGTTCCGGCCGGTCAGCAGCTCGTCGACGTGCCTGCGCACGTCGAAGGGCGAAGCGTGCCACCAGTGCGCCGAGGTGTGTCCGGAAGGCATCGACCTGCACGATGCGTCCGTGTCGGCGCCGCTCAACGAGTGCACGAAGTGCCGTGCATGCGCCGATGCCTGCCCGATGCACGCCATCACGTTCCCGTTCCTGCCGGCGCGCGGCGATCGCGACAAGGTCGCAAGCGGGACGGCCGAAGCGGGAGAAGATGAGCGGGTGCTAGAATAG
- a CDS encoding 4Fe-4S dicluster domain-containing protein, translating into MTRYGMAIDLRRCAGCGACVVACQMQNNQRPGVSWNSLDVCEWGTKAGESGRAYVPNACVQCEHPKCVDACPTGASVRRDDGITVIDYDQCIACGLCLAACPYGARKLNRKSENMFGADVPAPYESYGVQRELVAEKCIFCEARLAEGKQPACVVNCPGRARYFGDLDDPESPVSKFIAGDEAVLRVDEGSFYYRPVDGMPLEVLPSDALANSKQGKEGA; encoded by the coding sequence ATGACCAGGTACGGAATGGCGATCGACCTGCGGCGATGCGCGGGGTGCGGCGCGTGCGTCGTGGCGTGTCAAATGCAGAACAACCAGCGGCCGGGCGTGTCGTGGAACAGCCTCGACGTGTGCGAATGGGGCACGAAGGCGGGTGAGAGCGGCCGAGCGTACGTGCCGAACGCGTGCGTACAGTGCGAGCACCCGAAATGCGTGGACGCGTGCCCCACGGGAGCGAGCGTGCGGCGCGACGACGGCATCACCGTCATCGATTACGACCAGTGCATCGCGTGCGGGTTGTGCTTGGCGGCGTGCCCGTACGGCGCGCGCAAGCTCAACCGCAAAAGCGAGAACATGTTCGGCGCCGACGTGCCCGCGCCCTACGAGTCGTACGGCGTGCAGCGCGAGCTGGTAGCCGAGAAGTGCATCTTCTGCGAGGCTCGGCTGGCCGAGGGCAAGCAGCCGGCCTGCGTGGTGAACTGTCCGGGTCGGGCGCGTTACTTCGGCGACCTGGACGACCCCGAGAGCCCGGTGTCGAAGTTCATCGCCGGCGATGAGGCGGTGCTGCGCGTGGACGAGGGGTCGTTCTACTACCGCCCGGTCGACGGCATGCCGCTCGAGGTGCTGCCGTCCGACGCGCTGGCGAATTCTAAGCAAGGGAAGGAAGGGGCCTAA
- a CDS encoding helix-turn-helix transcriptional regulator, with the protein MMRTEEATKERGERARFSASRLLEDLDEQWPSMKFLGFGAYYAWIFLCYNSDVLYGWAGPSVDNGAMLTMYLASTTALGLVLIAAGVFHRAAARIVRSRAMVTAMAGLATLATLAAAWSSPAGADSAIFAAVCALTGVGTAFVALRLGSVYSTVGARQAFMYTAGSFIFAGMLFFVCIGLPHPVGLLMTAGLPLLAVVFTMAVARPAAEQAHDAVPIRELPRGYFIRLVVAVTVFSVIAGVIKGFMALQQPLSAMTDQGVIIVFATGCVALLEFVLIGLLVREVDVSQLYYPIIILTCLGNLVVPLFGGLGVIQGELVSIAYNLFILMVWCLLTNVANRTDLSYVRVFGWGRGASAAGTTVGWFAGSSLAPMLVENPSNMVALAMGMVFVLLVVSMVILNERTIGMALKKTRNAQTNQAAGDFFPGGRELEGGSGGAAPGAVEDFPREGAWTKSCNALAEQANLSLRERDVLFLLGKGYTIERIAGDLGVSFNTAKSHIRNVYAKAGVHSKQELQSLIEEGKNLR; encoded by the coding sequence ATGATGCGTACGGAGGAAGCGACCAAGGAGCGGGGCGAACGCGCGCGGTTTTCGGCATCGAGGCTGCTGGAAGACTTGGACGAGCAATGGCCCAGCATGAAGTTCCTGGGCTTCGGTGCCTACTACGCGTGGATATTCCTCTGCTACAACAGCGATGTGCTGTACGGATGGGCTGGCCCGTCCGTTGACAACGGCGCCATGCTGACCATGTATCTGGCGTCGACCACGGCGCTCGGGCTCGTGCTCATCGCAGCCGGCGTGTTCCATCGCGCCGCTGCGCGCATCGTGCGGTCGCGCGCGATGGTGACGGCCATGGCCGGCCTCGCCACGCTGGCCACGCTCGCGGCCGCATGGTCGTCGCCCGCGGGCGCGGACAGTGCGATTTTCGCGGCCGTCTGCGCGCTTACCGGCGTGGGCACGGCGTTCGTCGCTCTGCGCCTGGGGTCGGTGTACAGCACGGTGGGCGCGCGCCAGGCGTTCATGTACACGGCGGGCTCGTTCATCTTCGCGGGCATGCTGTTCTTCGTCTGCATCGGCTTGCCGCATCCTGTCGGGCTGCTCATGACGGCCGGCTTGCCGCTGTTGGCGGTGGTGTTCACCATGGCGGTCGCGCGCCCCGCAGCCGAGCAGGCTCACGACGCCGTCCCTATCCGCGAGCTTCCGCGCGGCTACTTCATCCGCCTCGTGGTGGCGGTGACGGTGTTCTCAGTGATAGCGGGCGTGATCAAGGGGTTCATGGCGTTGCAGCAGCCTCTTTCGGCTATGACGGATCAAGGCGTCATCATCGTGTTCGCCACGGGATGCGTGGCGTTGCTGGAGTTCGTGCTGATCGGGTTGCTGGTGCGCGAGGTGGACGTCAGCCAGCTGTACTATCCCATCATCATCCTCACCTGCCTGGGCAATCTCGTGGTGCCGCTGTTCGGCGGCTTGGGCGTCATCCAGGGCGAGCTGGTGAGCATCGCGTACAACCTGTTCATCCTCATGGTGTGGTGCCTGCTGACCAACGTGGCCAACCGCACCGACCTGTCGTACGTGCGCGTGTTCGGCTGGGGTCGCGGCGCATCGGCGGCGGGCACCACCGTCGGCTGGTTCGCCGGTTCGTCGCTGGCGCCCATGCTGGTGGAGAATCCCAGCAACATGGTGGCGCTTGCCATGGGCATGGTGTTCGTGCTGCTCGTGGTGTCGATGGTCATTCTCAACGAGCGCACGATCGGCATGGCGCTCAAGAAGACGCGCAACGCCCAGACCAACCAGGCTGCGGGCGATTTCTTCCCCGGCGGGAGGGAGCTTGAAGGCGGATCGGGCGGCGCGGCGCCGGGTGCCGTCGAGGACTTCCCGCGGGAAGGCGCTTGGACGAAGAGCTGCAACGCGCTGGCCGAGCAGGCGAACCTGTCGCTGCGCGAGCGCGATGTGCTGTTCTTGCTGGGGAAGGGCTATACCATCGAGCGCATCGCGGGCGATCTGGGCGTCTCGTTCAACACGGCGAAAAGCCACATCCGCAACGTCTACGCCAAGGCCGGCGTGCATTCCAAGCAAGAGCTGCAAAGCCTCATCGAGGAAGGCAAGAACCTGCGCTGA
- a CDS encoding 4Fe-4S dicluster domain-containing protein → MAHNCIVVNLDRCTGCYSCEITCKMENDIALGEHWNKMLQRGPFGDYPNMTRYPLPTMCQQCADAPCVHVCPTGASYRDGNNVVLIDREKCIGCKYCMMACPYGVRDWNKASQTVEKCTLCGHLTANGELPACVKSCSAGARFYGDLDDPNSDVSKELAKYDAADIHELPNVGNNPCTKYIMTSMHGEWMEGAE, encoded by the coding sequence ATGGCGCATAACTGCATCGTCGTGAACCTCGACCGCTGCACGGGCTGCTATTCCTGCGAGATCACGTGCAAGATGGAAAACGACATCGCCTTGGGCGAGCATTGGAACAAGATGCTGCAGCGCGGCCCCTTCGGAGACTATCCGAACATGACGCGCTACCCGCTGCCCACGATGTGCCAGCAGTGCGCCGACGCCCCGTGCGTGCACGTGTGCCCCACCGGCGCCAGCTACCGCGACGGCAACAATGTGGTGCTCATCGACCGCGAGAAGTGCATCGGCTGCAAGTACTGCATGATGGCCTGCCCCTACGGCGTGCGCGACTGGAACAAGGCGTCGCAGACCGTTGAGAAGTGCACGCTGTGCGGGCACCTGACCGCGAACGGCGAGCTGCCCGCGTGCGTGAAGAGCTGCAGCGCCGGCGCCCGCTTCTACGGCGACCTCGACGACCCGAATTCCGACGTGTCGAAGGAGCTGGCGAAGTACGACGCGGCCGACATCCACGAGCTGCCGAACGTGGGCAACAACCCCTGCACGAAGTACATCATGACCAGCATGCACGGCGAGTGGATGGAAGGGGCTGAGTAG
- a CDS encoding dimethyl sulfoxide reductase anchor subunit family protein, which produces MEIQWSLVLFTAIASCGAWVSVGVAVDEVRGLTKSTNFLASVIAVVLAVVGGLASVTHLSHPDRIMAVLGHPTPGIFLEALLIGLFIVAVAVYLVLLKRGASTGARKAVAIVAAIIGIVFSFASGYSYMMEARATWNTIALPLGYLGFGAASGLALYLLLAALKKEDDEAVKLAGVETVVGGALALASGLAFGFISGAATGDAAAIFWVALVCGGLAPLVCGWLARSKPASGVALAGAAFAGGIIGSVAFRAAMWMVGTAVANYFGIAL; this is translated from the coding sequence ATGGAAATCCAATGGTCCCTCGTTCTGTTCACGGCCATCGCCAGTTGCGGCGCGTGGGTGTCGGTGGGCGTCGCCGTCGACGAGGTGCGCGGGCTCACGAAGAGCACGAACTTCCTCGCATCGGTGATCGCCGTCGTGTTGGCCGTCGTGGGCGGCCTGGCCTCGGTGACGCACCTGTCGCACCCTGACCGCATCATGGCCGTGCTCGGGCATCCCACCCCGGGCATCTTCCTGGAAGCGCTGCTCATCGGCCTGTTCATCGTGGCAGTGGCCGTGTACCTCGTCCTGTTGAAGCGCGGGGCGTCGACCGGGGCCCGCAAGGCGGTGGCCATCGTTGCCGCGATCATCGGCATCGTGTTCAGCTTCGCGAGCGGGTACTCCTACATGATGGAGGCGCGCGCCACGTGGAACACCATCGCGCTGCCGCTCGGGTACCTGGGATTCGGCGCGGCGAGCGGCCTGGCGCTGTACCTGCTGCTGGCCGCCCTCAAGAAGGAGGATGACGAGGCCGTGAAGCTGGCGGGCGTCGAGACGGTCGTCGGCGGCGCGCTGGCGCTTGCGAGCGGCCTGGCGTTCGGCTTCATCTCGGGCGCTGCCACGGGCGATGCGGCGGCCATCTTCTGGGTGGCCCTCGTGTGCGGCGGCCTCGCACCCCTCGTGTGCGGATGGCTCGCACGCAGCAAGCCCGCCTCGGGCGTGGCGCTGGCGGGAGCGGCCTTCGCCGGCGGCATCATCGGCTCGGTCGCGTTCCGTGCGGCCATGTGGATGGTGGGCACGGCGGTGGCCAACTACTTCGGCATCGCGTTGTAG